One Setaria viridis chromosome 7, Setaria_viridis_v4.0, whole genome shotgun sequence genomic region harbors:
- the LOC117863787 gene encoding uncharacterized protein: MDLNMTNLWFHGKESIAAASFSQAQPAAINCRNEEPPASAMNLGCIGSSEIAQNSRKSFHHGDQSLAVPDDSCRLVLGLGPTPNLYSADSHSFGEKRAYESGTLLTQHCATTNSGLMLDLSRCSSRNLQPAAVNGSRNFSHARKTGIAFPIIDEGSTSAKRKPGGYMLPLLFAPRSGDLCLNGTSPDIDIQQHNGIECDTDSDHDGSLNHHEVQPSPDLSITTDCSFAATSDMVVGTTSGEQRSHQRHPKKCRFNGCSKGARGASGLCISHGGGQRCQKPGCNKGAESRTAYCKAHGGGKRCQELGCTKSAEGKTEFCISHGGGRRCGSEGCSRAARGKSGFCIKHGGGKRCRIEGCTRSAEGYPGLCISHGGGRRCQYPNCSKGAQGSTIYCKSHGGGKRCMFEGCTRGAEGSTPFCKGHGGGKRCLFEGGGVCPKSVHGGTSFCVAHGGGKRCNVPGCTKSARGRSDCCVKHGGGKRCKSDGCNKSAQGSTDFCKAHGGGKRCTWNTGCDKFARGRSGLCAAHTTLMASKLEHDPGQGRSMAGPGLFSGIVSGSSAAGSSMDHAISSSGYAAWSDCVDSSGDMQGGGRLLIPHQVLVPGSLKASSSCGLAGNGPQEDGGSRSQNFGLVVPEGRVHGGGLMSMLGVGGNLRSNPDGSKANNNEHATQ; the protein is encoded by the coding sequence ATGGACCTCAATATGACAAATCTTTGGTTTCATGGGAAAGAAAGTATAGCTGCTGCTTCATTCTCCCAGGCTCAACCAGCTGCAATAAATTGCAGGAATGAAGAACCACCTGCGTCAGCTATGAACTTGGGTTGTATCGGGAGCTCAGAAATAGCACAAAACTCTAGAAAATCATTTCACCATGGCGATCAAAGTTTGGCTGTTCCTGATGATAGCTGCAGACTGGTCCTTGGACTCGGGCCAACACCAAATCTATATTCTGCTGATAGTCACTCATTTGGTGAGAAGAGAGCTTATGAATCTGGAACTTTGCTCACTCAACATTGTGCCACAACCAATTCTGGTTTAATGTTGGATCTTTCAAGATGCAGCTCAAGAAATTTACAACCTGCAGCAGTGAATGGCAGCAGGAATTTTTCACATGCAAGAAAAACTGGTATCGCCTTCCCAATTATTGATGAGGGATCAACTTCAGCCAAAAGGAAACCAGGTGGTTATATGCTGCCACTTCTGTTTGCACCAAGATCAGGCGATCTTTGTCTTAATGGAACATCTCCAGACATCGATATCCAACAGCATAATGGAATTGAATGTGATACCGACAGTGATCATGATGGATCTCTTAATCATCACGAGGTTCAGCCTAGCCCTGATCTGTCCATAACAACTGATTGTTCTTTTGCTGCAACTTCTGATATGGTAGTCGGTACAACTAGTGGGGAGCAGAGAAGTCATCAGCGCCATCCAAAGAAGTGCAGGTTCAATGGGTGCTCAAAAGGTGCAAGAGGTGCATCAGGACTATGTATTTCCCATGGTGGTGGCCAGAGGTGCCAAAAGCCAGGTTGCAACAAAGGTGCTGAGAGCCGAACAGCATATTGCAAAGCTCACGGAGGAGGGAAACGATGTCAAGAGTTAGGCTGCACCAAAAGTGCCGAGGGTAAGACAGAGTTCTGTATTTCTCATGGTGGTGGGCGCCGGTGTGGGAGTGAGGGATGCTCAAGAGCAGCACGGGGGAAATCAGGATTCTGCATAAAGCATGGTGGAGGGAAGAGGTGCAGGATCGAGGGCTGCACTCGTAGTGCCGAAGGTTACCCTGGGTTGTGTATCTCACATGGAGGCGGTCGCCGTTGCCAGTACCCAAACTGCAGTAAGGGCGCGCAAGGAAGCACCATCTATTGCAAGTCCCATGGTGGAGGCAAGAGGTGCATGTTTGAAGGCTGTACCAGAGGCGCTGAGGGCAGCACGCCCTTCTGCAAAGGGCATGGTGGCGGGAAGAGGTGCCTCTTTGAGGGAGGTGGGGTGTGCCCAAAGAGTGTTCATGGCGGAACTAGCTTCTGTGTTGCGCATGGAGGGGGCAAACGCTGCAATGTTCCTGGGTGCACCAAGAGCGCTCGTGGTCGTTCTGATTGCTGTGTGAAGCACGGTGGTGGGAAGCGTTGCAAGTCTGATGGGTGCAACAAGAGCGCGCAGGGAAGCACAGACTTCTGCAAGGCCCATGGTGGGGGCAAGCGATGCACTTGGAACACCGGCTGCGACAAGTTTGCCAGAGGAAGGAGTGGTCTTTGTGCTGCGCATACGACCCTGATGGCTTCCAAGCTAGAGCATGATCCTGGTcagggaagaagcatggctgGGCCTGGCCTGTTCAGTGGCATTGTCTCTGGTTCATCCGCAGCAGGTAGCAGCATGGACCATGCCATCTCGTCTTCCGGTTACGCCGCGTGGTCGGACTGCGTCGACTCGTCGGGAGACATGCAGGGCGGCGGTAGGCTCCTGATACCGCATCAGGTCCTGGTCCCTGGCTCATTGAAGGCCTCCTCTTCATGCGGCCTGGCCGGCAACGGCCCTCAGGAGGACGGAGGGAGCCGGAGCCAGAACTTCGGGCTCGTCGTGCCCGAAGGAAGGGTGCACGGTGGAGGCCTGATGTCCATGCTCGGAGTTGGAGGCAACCTGCGGAGCAATCCTGATGGTTCGAAAGCCAACAACAATGAGCACGCCACGCAGTGA
- the LOC117863786 gene encoding DNA-directed RNA polymerases IV and V subunit 2, with the protein MEELQKDSGQSPNRSDSEPELMVLDDNRAEISHNMDEGNNYSPIDVDEGQSSMDVDVKGKSSLDDESLDGDANGKSSSEPYSNVPIDMSVESLEKFCKEASRSFFDEIGLISHQINSYNEFVSHGLQKLFDSLGDVIVEPGYDPSKKGSGGWKHAIIKFGRVKLEKPVFWSGKDEVDIDFKPRHARLQNMTYASRIKVEVTIKVYSLEKSDKSKTGNDDFVQKRDFMNETHWIYIGRLPVMVKSNLCLLHNLKESDCLFDAGGYFLVKGMEKVFIAQEQRCLSRLWISDRPCWTVSFMSEIKRRRIYIKLVESTKSDDFSGSKIISISFLYATMPIWLMFFALGISSDKEVFDVIDMQDGDASVINTISATIKESDELCEGFRKSDKARQYVDELVKNSRFPPAESFDDYVDRFLFPDISGHRNKALFLGYMVKCLLMAFTGKRKCDNKDDFRNKRLDLAGELLARELRAHIRLAERRMVKAIQRDLNSDRELQDLERYLDASIVTNGLNRAFSTGSWCHPYKKTERCSGIVATLRRTNPLQMISDLRKTRQRVAYAGKAGDARYPNPSYWGKLCFMSTPDGENCGLVKNLAVTAIVSSRVGQPLIESFISCGMSKLNEIPTENIQRMDKIFLNGNWVGCCTDSASFVLRLRCMRRSSLIHPQVEIKRDKHQKEVRVFSEAGRILRPLLVVENLNKIRKPKGRSYSFQELIQQEIIEFIGVEEEEDIQCAWGIRHLFGSEGEISSYTHCELDPSFLLGLSCGIIPFANHNFARRVLYQSEKHSQQAIGYSTTNPHIRVDTLSHQLYYPQRPLFKTVIADCLGRSDYTIGRRDDFARPEYFNGQNAIVAVNVHQGFNQEDSLVMNRASLERGMFRTEHLRSYKADVENKDVTKRLKMKEKIDFGKMESKRGRVDNLDDDGLPYIGASLQTNDIVIGKVSESGEDHSIKLKHTEKGMVQKVLLSANDEGKNFAVVTLRQVRTPCLGDKFSSMHGQKGVVGFLESQENFPFTRDGIVPDIVINPHAFPTRQTPGQLLEAALGKGIALGGTMRYATPFTTASVDVIAEQLHKAGFSKWGAESVINGRTGERMQSMVFMGPTFYQRLIHMSEDKVKFRNTGPVHPLTRQPVADRKRFGGVKFGEMERDCLLAHGAAANLHERLFMLSDFSQMHICQKCERVANVIMRCVPGGKKIRGPYCGFCKSSENIVRINVPYGAKLLYQELFSMGICLKFETEVC; encoded by the exons ATGGAAGAGCTACAGAAGGACAGCGGGCAATCACCAAACCGCTCTGATTCTGAGCCAGAACTTATGGTACTGGATGATAATCGAGCGGAAATATCCCATAACATGGATGAGGGAAACAATTATTCTCCTATAGATGTCGATGAAGGGCAATCTTCAATGGATGTGGATGTGAAGGGAAAATCATCCCTTGATGATGAATCACTTGATGGTGATGCTAATGGAAAGTCTTCTTCCGAGCCATATTCAAATGTTCCAATTGACATGAGTGTGGAAAGCCTAGAGAAGTTTTGCAAAGAAGCATCAAGGTCTTTCTTTGATGAAATTGGTCTGATTAGCCATCAGATAAATTCCTACAACGAGTTTGTCTCGCATGGGCTCCAGAAGCTTTTTGATTCACTGGGGGATGTGATTGTTGAACCTGGTTATGATCCTTCAAAGAAAGGATCTGGTGGGTGGAAGCATGCCATCATCAAATTTGGGAGAGTGAAGCTTGAAAAGCCTGTATTTTGGTCTGGCAAAGATGAAGTTGATATTGATTTTAAACCGAGACATGCTCGCCTCCAGAATATGACATATGCTTCCAGAATTAAAGTAGAAGTGACTATAAAG GTTTATTCTTTGGAGAAAAGTGACAAGTCTAAAACAGGGAATGATGATTTTGTTCAAAAAAGGGACTTTATGAATGAAACTCATTGGATATATATTGGCCGCCTTCCGGTTATGGTGAAATCAAATTTGTGCTTGCTGCATAATCTCAAGGAAAGTGACTGCCTGTTCGATGCAGGCGGATACTTTTTGGTCAAGGGAATGGAAAAG GTATTCATTGCTCAAGAGCAAAGATGCCTGAGCAGGCTTTGGATTTCTGATCGTCCTTGCTGGACTGTCTCTTTTATGTCTGAAATCAAGCGAAGACGCATATATATTAAACTAGTTGAATCTACAAAGAGCGATGATTTCAGTGGGAGCAAAATCATTTCCATTTCCTTTCTGTATGCGACAATGCCAATTTGGTTGATGTTTTTTGCACTAGGAATATCATCAGACAAGGAAGTCTTTGATGTGATAGATATGCAAGATGGTGATGCTTCTGTTATCAACACAATATCTGCAACTATCAAAGAATCTGATGAACTGTGTGAAGGCTTTCGTAAATCAGATAAAGCCCGTCAATATGTTGACGAGTTGGTAAAAAATTCAAGATTTCCTCCAGCGGAGTCCTTTGATGACTATGTTGATAGGTTTCTCTTTCCTGATATTAGTGGACATAGGAACAAAGCACTTTTCTTAGGTTACATGGTGAAATGCCTGCTAATGGCTTTCACTGGAAAGCGCAAATGTGACAATAAGGATGATTTCCGGAATAAGAGGTTGGACCTGGCTGGTGAATTGCTTGCAAGGGAACTTCGGGCACATATTAGGCTTGCAGAGAGACGCATGGTTAAGGCCATCCAGAGAGATTTGAATAGTGACCGCGAATTACAAGACCTTGAACGTTATCTTGATGCATCGATTGTTACTAATGGTCTAAATCGTGCCTTTTCCACCGGTTCTTGGTGCCATCCCTACAAAAAAACTGAACGGTGCTCAGGAATTGTTGCAACTTTAAGGAGAACGAATCCTCTTCAAATGATATCTGACTTGAGGAAAACCCGTCAGCGGGTTGCTTATGCTGGGAAAGCTGGTGATGCTAGATATCC GAATCCATCCTACTGGGGAAAGCTGTGTTTTATGTCCACTCCTGATGGTGAAAACTGTGGACTTGTTAAAAATCTAGCTGTTACTGCTATTGTTAGCTCTAGGGTGGGGCAGCCTTTGATTGAGAGCTTCATTTCTTGTGGAATGAGTAAGCTGAATGAAATTCCTACTGAGAACATTCAAAGAATGGATAAGATCTTTCTGAATGGCAATTGGGTTGGGTGTTGTACTGATTCAGCTTCATTTGTATTGCGATTAAGGTGCATGAGACGCAGCAGTCTGATCCATCCACAG GTCGAAATCAAAAGGGACAagcaccaaaaggaggttcgtGTGTTTTCTGAAGCAGGGCGAATCCTCAGACCTCTCCTGGTGGTTGAAAATCTAAATAAAATCAGAAAACCAAAGGGCCGCTCATACTCTTTCCAGGAATTAATTCAACAAGAAATAATTGAGTTCATTGgtgttgaggaggaggaagatatACAATGTGCCTGGGGAATCAGACATTTGTTTGGGAGTGAAGGAGAGATATCTAGTTATACTCACTGTGAGCTGGATCCTTCTTTTCTGCTGGGATTAAGTTGTGGCATCATTCCTTTTGCAAACCACAATTTTGCTCGGAGGGTACTATACCAATCTGAGAAACACTCACAGCAAGCTATTGGGTACTCCACGACAAACCCACACATCAGAGTTGATACTCTTTCTCATCAACTATATTATCCTCAGAGGCCTCTTTTCAAAACAGTTATAGCTGACTGTCTTGGCAGATCAGATTATACTATTGGAAGAAGAGATGACTTTGCTAGACCAGAATATTTCAATGGCCAAAATGCGATTGTAGCAGTTAATGTTCATCAGGGGTTCAACCAAGAGGATTCCTTGGTTATGAATAGGGCTTCTCTTGAACGAGGTATGTTTAGGACTGAGCACCTCAGGAGCTATAAGGCAGATGTAGAAAACAAGGATGTAACCAAACGACTGAAAATGAAGGAAAAGATAGACTTTGGAAAAATGGAAAGCAAAAGAGGACGTGTCGACAATCTTGATGATGATGGCTTACCTTACATTGGCGCAAGTCTTCAGACCAATGACATTGTTATTGGTAAAGTCTCGGAATCTGGAGAAGACCACAGTATTAAGCTGAAGCATACCGAAAAGGGAATGGTTCAGAAAGTATTGCTTTCAGCAAATGATGAAGGGAAGAATTTCGCTGTTGTTACTCTAAGACAG GTACGAACACCTTGCCTTGGAGATAAGTTTTCTAGCATGCATGGCCAGAAAGGTGTTGTTGGCTTTCTAGAATCTCAGGAGAACTTTCCATTTACTCGCGACGGAATAGTCCCGGATATTGTGATAAATCCACATGCCTTCCCAACACGTCAAACTCCTGGCCAGCTGCTTGAAGCTGCTTTGGGGAAGGGAATAGCCCTCGGAGGTACAATGAGATATGCTACACCATTCACCACGGCATCAGTTGATGTTATCGCAGAGCAGTTGCACAA GGCTGGATTTTCAAAATGGGGAGCCGAGAGCGTTATCAATGGCCGAACTGGTGAAAGGATGCAATCCATGGTTTTCATGGGCCCTACATTTTACCAAAGGCTGATTCACATGTCTGAAGATAAGGTGAAATTCCGCAACACTGGACCAGTGCACCCCCTCACAAGGCAGCCTGTTGCAGACAGGAAAAGGTTTGGTGGAGTTAAGTTTGGAGAAATGGAGCGTGATTGCCTCCTCGCCCATGGGGCAGCTGCCAACCTGCATGAGCGGCTGTTCATGCTTAGTGATTTCTCACAGATGCACATCTGCCAGAAATGCGAGCGGGTGGCAAATGTTATCATGAGGTGCGTCCCAGGAGGTAAAAAGATCAGGGGGCCGTACTGCGGCTTCTGCAAGTCTTCGGAGAACATAGTGAGGATCAATGTACCCTATGGTGCAAAGCTGCTCTACCAGGAACTCTTCAGCATGGGGATCTGCCTCAAGTTCGAGACAGAAGTCTGCTAG
- the LOC117864495 gene encoding uncharacterized protein At3g28850 produces MGCATSTEARRDMVWVGADPRARRSFSLPSVDRQRLRSKAVSMLGTLGLAGSARFSGSYKYATLSVEEMMKGDNDDRAKDEALPGEGAAAKRAVKPRTPTLTPPNEPEVINAWELMAGLEDDDAPTPRAVHQSLSFDESLHGCVVEVPTTQPQWMQADMDMPLVALEFDPEILSGFREALEDTPPSQPTVTSSSEEETETPRQKERKSTKDPDASCDTPMSPATGDMPELSGIVRARINAFQERIERRRSKGRDAKVSPLWPPGGERKAVVYFTSLRGVRKTFVDCCAVRSILRSYGVRVDERDVSMHAVFKAELAELLGAGFTGGAALPRVFVDGQYIGGAEDVHYLHEAGELGRALDGCDAAPTRKLGYMEACAACGDVRFVPCETCCGSCKIFVEDDDAGEFRRCPDCNENGLVRCPVCCC; encoded by the coding sequence ATGGGGTGCGCAACCTCCACCGAGGCGCGGCGCGACATGGTCTGGGTCGGCGCCGACCCCCGCGCGCGCCGGAGCTTCTCGCTGCCCTCCGTCGACCGGCAGCGGCTGCGGTCGAAGGCTGTGTCGATGCTGGGCACCCTCGGCCTCGCCGGCAGCGCCCGCTTCTCCGGCTCGTACAAGTACGCGACCCTCTCGGTTGAGGAGATGATGAAGGGCGACAACGACGACCGCGCCAAGGACGAGGCGCTCcccggcgagggcgcggcggcgaagcGGGCCGTGAAGCCCCGCACGCCGACGCTGACGCCGCCCAACGAGCCCGAGGTGATCAACGCGTGGGAGCTCATGGCCGGgctcgaggacgacgacgcgccgacgccgcgcgccgTGCACCAGAGCTTGTCGTTCGACGAGTCGCTGCACGGGTGCGTCGTGGAGGTGCCGACGACGCAGCCGCAGTGGATGCAGGCTGACATGGACATGCCGCTCGTTGCCTTGGAGTTTGATCCGGAGATACTGTCCGGATTCCGGGAGGCTTTAGAGGACACGCCGCCGTCGCAGCCGACTGTTACCTCATCGTCCGAGGAGGAAACAGAGACACCAAGgcagaaggagaggaagagcaCGAAGGACCCGGATGCCAGCTGCGACACGCCAATGTCGCCGGCCACCGGCGACATGCCAGAGCTCTCCGGCATCGTCCGTGCCCGCATCAACGCGTTCCAAGAGAGGATCGAGCGAAGGCGGAGCAAGGGCCGCGACGCCAAGGTGTCGCCGCTGTGGCCGCCGGGAGGCGAGCGGAAGGCGGTGGTGTACTTCACGAGCCTCCGCGGCGTGCGCAAGACGTTCGTGGACTGCTGCGCCGTGCGCAGCATCCTGCGCAGCTACGGCGTGCGCGTCGACGAGCGCGACGTCTCCATGCACGCCGTCTTCAAGGCCGAGCTCGCGGAGCTCCTTGGCGCGGgcttcaccggcggcgccgcgctgcCGCGGGTGTTCGTCGACGGGCAGTAcatcggcggcgccgaggatgTGCACTACCTGCACGAGGCGGGCGAGCTCGGGCGCGCCCTGGACGGGTGCGACGCCGCACCCACGCGCAAGCTTGGTTACATGGAGGCGTGCGCGGCCTGCGGCGACGTCCGGTTCGTACCGTGCGAGACGTGCTGCGGCAGTTGCAAGATCTTcgtcgaggacgacgacgccggcgagtTCCGGCGGTGCCCCGATTGCAACGAGAACGGCCTCGTCAGATGCCCCGTCTGTTGCTGCTGA
- the LOC117863315 gene encoding pectinesterase, whose product MANKIAVASVIAAVGIVAVIGTIAAVTASKNGAGKDGAMSAGVKLSTVCASTLYPEKCEQSLKPVVNDTSNPEDVLRAALNVALDEVAAAFERSAHIGKDAKDNLTRNAMDVCKKLLEDATEDLRDMARLKPVEVLGHVKDLRTWLSGVMTYIYTCADGFEKPELKEAMDKVLQNSTELSSNALAIITRLGELLPEQDKKTNATTAAGHGRRLLSRTLVGINEVASEAKGQLEAVKKAMFSGGEPDLAHRVLTTDLVGTFDEIADGRSGLKSSDLPEWMPASQRRLLQMSGLQKPNAVVAQDGSGNFKTITEAINAVPKSYDGRYAIYVKAGTYKEYVTVPKNMANVFMYGDGPTRTVVTGDKSNTGGFATIATRTFSAEGNGFICKSMGFVNTAGPEGHQAVAMHVQGDMSVFFNCRFEGYQDTLYVHANRQFFRNCEVLGTVDFIFGNSAALLQNCLLTVRKPGESQSNMVTAQGRTDPNMPTGIVLQSCRIVPEQELFPVRLQIASYLGRPWKEYARTVVMESTIGDLIKPEGWAEWMGDIGLKTLYYAEYANTGPGAGTSKRVNWPGYRGIIGQAEATQFTAGVFIDAMTWLKATGTPNVMGFTK is encoded by the exons ATGGCCAACAAGATCGCCGTCGCGAGCGTCATCGCCGCGGTGGGCATCGTCGCCGTGATCGGCACGATCGCCGCGGTGACCGCCTCCAAGAACGGGGCCGGAAAGGACGGCGCCATGTCAGCCGGCGTGAAGCTCTCCACGGTGTGCGCCTCCACGCTGTACCCGGAGAAGTGCGAGCAGAGCCTCAAGCCCGTGGTGAACGACACCTCCAACCCGGAGGACGTCCTCCGGGCGGCGCTCAACGTGGCGCTggacgaggtcgccgccgcgTTCGAGCGGTCGGCCCACATCGGCAAGGACGCCAAGGACAACCTCACCAGGAACGCCATGGACGTGTGCAAGAAGCTCCTCGAAGACGCCACCGAGGACCTCAGGGACATGGCGAGGCTCAAGCCCGTCGAGGTGCTCGGCCACGTAAAGGACCTCCGGACCTGGCTCTCCGGCGTCATGACCTACATCTATACCTGCGCCGACGGCTTCGAGAAGCCGGAGCTCAAGGAGGCCATGGACaaggtgctgcagaactccacCGAGCTCAGCAGCAACGCCCTCGCCATCATCACCCGCCTCGGCGAGCTCCTACCGGAACAAGACAAGAAGACGAACGCCACCACGGCCGCCGGTCACGGCCGCCGGCTCCTGTCCAGGACGCTCGTGGGGATCAACGAGGTCGCCAGCGAGGCCAAGGGCCAGCTCGAGGCGGTGAAGAAGGCTATGTTCTCCGGCGGTGAACCTGACCTCGCCCACAGGGTGCTGACGACGGACCTCGTTGGCACGTTCGACGAGATCGCTGACGGGCGCAGCGGGCTCAAGTCCAGCGACCTCCCCGAGTGGATGCCGGCCAGCCAGCGGAGGCTGCTGCAGATGTCGGGCCTCCAGAAGCCAAACGCGGTGGTGGCCCAGGACGGGAGCGGCAACTTCAAGACCATCACCGAGGCCATCAACGCCGTGCCCAAGAGCTACGACGGCCGCTACGCCATCTACGTGAAGGCCGGCACGTACAAGGAGTACGTCACCGTCCCCAAGAACATGGCCAACGTCTTCATGTACGGCGACGGGCCGACCCGGACCGTCGTCACCGGCGACAAGAGCAACACCGGCGGCTTCGCCACCATCGCCACCCGCACATTCT CGGCGGAGGGCAACGGGTTCATCTGCAAGTCGATGGGGTTCGTGAACACGGCGGGGCCGGAGGGGCACCAGGCGGTGGCGATGCACGTGCAGGGGGACATGTCGGTGTTCTTCAACTGCCGGTTCGAGGGGTACCAGGACACGCTGTACGTGCACGCCAACCGGCAGTTCTTCCGGAACTGCGAGGTCCTGGGCACCGTCGACTTCATCTTCGGCAACTCGGCGGCGCTGCTCCAGAACTGCCTCCTCACGGTGCGCAAGCCCGGGGAGAGCCAGTCCAATATGGTGACGGCGCAGGGGCGCACCGACCCCAACATGCCCACGGGGATCGTGCTCCAGAGCTGCCGCATCGTGCCGGAGCAGGAGCTCTTCCCCGTCAGGCTCCAGATCGCCAGCTACCTGGGCCGGCCGTGGAAGGAGTACGCGAGGACGGTGGTCATGGAGAGCACCATCGGCGACCTCATCAAGCCGGAGGGATGGGCGGAGTGGATGGGGGACATCGGGCTCAAGACGCTCTACTACGCCGAGTACGCCAACACCGGCCCGGGCGCCGGCACCAGCAAGAGGGTCAACTGGCCGGGGTACCGCGGCATCATCGGACAGGCCGAGGCCACGCAGTTCACCGCCGGCGTCTTCATCGACGCCATGACCTGGCTCAAGGCCACCGGAACGCCCAACGTCATGGGATTCACCAAATAA